The Rissa tridactyla isolate bRisTri1 chromosome 1, bRisTri1.patW.cur.20221130, whole genome shotgun sequence DNA segment TTTGCTGGTTTGGTGCCCAACATTTATCATGCCTCCCTCCAAGCAAGACAAACTCAGTCTATTAGTTTGGCCTCTAGGATTACTGTCCTAATGTTTGCGGTGACTGATAATTCGGAGGCCTTACTCTTTTTTCCGCTCTGAAAGGTAGAGAGATGCCTGGGCATTGGAAGCTCTCTGCAGCATGCTGAGGAGACGTAACCTTCTTACCACGCTCCTGATCGCCTTGCCATGGGCTCTTCTCCTAACCTTGTGGCACCAGTACCCAACTACCCGCTACCTCAGCCTGTTGAGAAGTAAGTGCAAGAGTTCTGGTGTCAGTGTGCTGGTGGTTGTGACGACTGCTGGTGCGAACCCTTGGTAGGAGATGCTCTCTCATGGGATGGGTTAAACAAagacaaactggcctgaaggcctCCTCGGGGTTTGCCTACAGCAAGCACACAAACTGTTCTTAGGAGGGCTTTAAACATGCACCTTAGGCTGGCTTTGGGGAGAGGATGCTGATGTGCTGAGCACCAGCTCCAGATAGATGTGTCCCCAGACACTCCCTGGAGAGGAGGCAGCCTGGCAGTGATTAGTTCTCTAACAtgtatcttcttcttcttcttcttccttccttccttttgtcCCAGAAGAGACAGATGAGAACGTGACCTCTAAAGTTCTTCTCAATGGTACATCTGCACTGAGAGAAGAAGGCCTCCCATCATGCATtcggcagcagcaaagcacagggGCAACGCCTAAAGTCATCCAGAATTATGTGTACTCCAGGCCTCCCCCATGGTCAGACACCCTGCCAACCATCTTTGTTATCACCCCTACCTACACCCGGCCAGTCCAAAAAGCTGAGCTGACCCGTCTGGCCAACACCTTCCTACACGTACAGAACCTGCactgggtggtggtggaggaCTCGCCCCGGAGGACCAACCTGGTATCCAACCTGCTGGAGAAGGCAGGGCTCAACTTCACCCACCTCAATGTGGAGACACCCAAGAGTCTGAAGCTGGGACTGTCCTGGATCCCATCCCACACCCCAAGGGGGACACTACAGAGGAACCTGGGGCTGCATTGGCTGAGGGACAGCTTCAGCAACACAGCACCACCAGAAGGGGTAGTGTATTTTGCTGATGATGATAACACCTACAGCCTGGAGCTCTTCGAAGAGGTAAGAGCCGCAAAATTACATGGGACAGAAAAGCAGGATACAGCCGTAATGCCTCTTAAGGCCAGATGCACTTGCAAAGACCTCTAAGATAGGACTAGCATGTGGACATTTAGCACGAGCTGGGAGGCAAGGGCTCTAGCATGCTGCCTAGAGATCTCCTTGCCCGCCTTGCACTCAGTGGGAGCTGACTATAGGGCAGATGCAAACCCACGGTTATGCAAACCCAGTAGCCATGCTCACAAGACACGCTCACAGCCATCATGGTGTAGGCTGCAGATGCAAATAGCCACTCACACAACATTGCACCAGCTGGAGCCCCTTTTGCCAGGGACCAGAGGATATATAGTCTGGAATTTGTACCTCTCCTCAGGGAGAGCTGACCTGATTTAAACAAGCACTGAAGACAAACTTCGGGTAAAGCATAGATCTGCACTGTTGCAGGGGTGTGATGGGTAGGGAATGTTAGAAAAGTTGACTGACTTTCTAGTTCACCTTTTCTCTTGGCTGCCCTTCTGTACTCCGAGTTCCAGCCACCACAACAGGGCTGTGCCCCTGGGATCACAGAAGCTTGCCCAGACCTCTGCTGGAAACCTGGCTTTTGTGAGATGCCAAGTCTATTGTAAATTTGCAAAAAATGATTATTCAGTAAACTCCCTTGTCACCAATTTAAGCCAAACTGTACTACACCACTTGAAATACAGAGTTACGCATCAGAACACATTTCCAGTTTTCAGAATTGTTTAGGTCTCTGTTAAGCTCatcctttcttatttctttccagGTCCTTTCTGACAGTTTCAATAAAACAGTGCTCTTTTAGGCAGTAGCCATGGACAGAAGAACAACGGTAGTGGGAATTTGCAATAAATGAGGACAAAGATGCATCAGTCAGGGAGGGAGATTACTTGCATGAGGGTGAAGTTGGAGTGAGTGGAGTTGATAATACGGAGctagaggccttgcagaagttgtGTTTGGCATTTACTGAGAAAATTTTACAAAAAATGATAAAAGTTCAGATGAGATCAGAAAACCGAAGATTTTCCTTCTTCTGAGGGACTGAACGtgggcacagaaaagcagtgagTTTGGTGTTCAGAGGACGTGCTGAAACACCCTTGCAGCTTTGCAAGCTGTAGCTCTTCAAGGAACAGCACAGGTGAACAAGAGCTTGTGCTGCCGAGAGCTGTGCGATCGTGTGGGAAGTCAACGGGGGAGGACAGGTGCCAATGAAAGCAGAGGATGGGTACACTAATGGGCTGGGACAAACCTCGCGGGGTTGAATTTTCACAGCACCGTTTCTTTCTGGCACACAGATGCGCTACACAAGGAGGGTGTCAGTCTGGCCGGTGGCTTTTGTTGGGGGACTGCGATATGAATCCCCAAAAGTGAGCCCAGCAGGGAAGGTGGTGGGCTGGAAAACCGTCTTTGACCCTAACCGGCCCTTTGCTATTGACATGGCTGGATTTGCTATCAGCATCAAGCTGATTTTGGAGAAGCCTCAGGCCAGTTTCAAGCTGGAGGGAGTTAAAGGAGGCTACCAGGAAACCAGTCTGCTGAAGGATCTAGTGACTATGGATGGCCTGGAGCCCAAAGCAGCCAACTGCACAAAGGTGAGTAAGTACAAAAGACCTTGGAGATGCATTCTCCTTACTGGGTCCTGGCTGCTTTTGCAGCCTCCTGCCATGTTCCTCCACTTTCCACTgtgcctgccctgtgctggtgcatgTCGGTGCCGAACAGTACTGGGACAGACGGGCAGAGCCTGGCAAGTGCATCAGAGATGGGAATCTCAGAGAACACTGAGGAACGGCTAGTGCTATGCACTGTAACTGTGTTAATAAAGAGCCTCAGCCATAAAATTTGCACAGTGTGCTTCTCCAAAATCCAGGAGAACCGGCAGAGGGTTGAGCCTGGGGCTTCGGTCCAGAATGATCCCTCCTCCTTGTCACTGTTTCACGGTCCTGTGAAGCGTCTCCCAGGTTCAACCCCTTCGAATCACATGCTTCAAACAGCTGCAAGCCCCGGGTTGCTGAGGTTTCCCCCTGAAGGATGCGCTGCTCTCGGTGTTTCCATGGCATCCAGAGCCCCTGAACTCTTTGTGATTCCCTCTAGGTGTTGGTCTGGCACACAAGAACTGAGAGGCCCACTCTGGTTAACGAAGGCAAGCGCGGATTTACAGACCCCAGAGTAGAGGTGTAAGCACAGAGTCACCTCCAGGGCGTGAGTACTCTTGTCTTTACTGGTTTGGGCAAGGCAAATAATCTGTACCTGATTCCCTATTGATGCTATTATTGCCTCAAAGACTGCATATATGATTGTTCCAGTAACTCCCTTACCATACCACCCTTTGCACAAGAAGTAGATCCTCGTCTTTACCCACTTACAGCCTGCATTTCATACTCATTCAAGCCTCCTTGCAGTCTGCACGGAAGCTTTGCCCgcacagagacagagagaaaagtgGCAGAAGAATCCTGTGGTTTCACTCAGTGATAATGACAAGCCAAATTCCTTGTTCCCCAATTTCTGCCAGCTCCAAACTCTCTTTAATGGTGGAAGTTGTCCTACGGTGTGTTGAAAGAGATCACACTCCTGCAGACGAGCTTTTACCCAGCAGCCCTGTCACTTCTGAAGCGCATCATGCATCCACCTTCAGCTTTTATCCTGCATAAACTGCAGTGTGGGCGCAGCAGGGAAAAGCCGATGGGACACTTAGACGACCTCAAACCAGCAAAGGAACCAGCAAAGAGCAACCTACAGAGACTCTCGCAGTTTGAGGGGATCAGTACCAACATTAGCAGAGCTAGGAATACATCTGCTGCTGAGGAGAAGTACTGAAGGCACTAGGAGTGCCTTTGTGGTCCACAGAGCCAGGTtcagcagcaggatgggggatTATGGCAACCACCACAGGTGGGGGCAGGAATGTATCAGAGATCAGTGAGACCTTCTTAGAAGTAGAGATTGATGAAGAACAGGCTTCAGAGGAGCTATGacctcctctgccagctgccatGCCCTCTGATCCCATTGTTTGCCCTTGGCAGATACCTAGCCCAAAAATCCCAAAAGAGTAAAGGTACCCAATTTGGGAGTACCCAGCTTTTTCTGGAATGACTCATATCTGTGGCAGCATACAGGATGCTGAATGATTAATTCCTACTTTGGAAGATATTCCAGGGCTGCTTTCAGTCCTGACCCCAATATACAACTCAGCTCTACCAGTGGAAATAAAACTGGCAGCTTTTATACAGGCAGTCATGAGCATTTCAACTTCTGCACTGATCTGCTGTGTGCATTACTGGTAGCAGCATACAGCATTTGCACATCATCTCATCATCTCTGAGTGACAGCCGTACAAAGTGCCAAGCAATCCCAGCCCCTGCACACCTAGCAGCAGATGTGAGGGACAGGAGTCTGTTGCCCAAACATAGACACCTGGTGCCACCACAGGGACCCGGGGGTAGCCTACCTGGCCCTCCTGTAGGGCACAAACTGCGTACTGTATCTGCCAGCTTTTCATTAATATCTCAGATATCCTAGCAACCCATAAATGATGCTAAACACCCATGCTTAGGCAGCAGCACCTCTTTTAACCCATGCTTCTGTGAAATCTGCTAGCAGTAACAAGCTCCTTTTACGCACCCACCCCTGCTGCATCTGCAGTAGGCTAAAGCTACGATTGCCCGAACTCAGCTCATACGGACTCAGAATCCAGTTAACTCAGAATCCAGTTACCACTTACTTTGTAAAGGATGGGCAGGCTTATAAAAACTCCAACAGATTAGGCCTGCCTTTTCCTACTTGTTAGAGGAGGGGTTGACTGCTCCACTACGGATGCAGTGTGTGGAATGTAATGTTTTCATAAATGTGCCATTTACATATCGGCGCTTTTGTCCTCACTCTCTCTTCCTGGCCAAACACTCAGCCATCCTTCATGAGAAATGCCACACACCTGCTATGGATTCTCATGGGAATAGCTCCCCATAGGTCATGTGTTGCAAGAAAGGGAAGCAACGACCAGTCTGAGAGATCAAGACGCTGCCACCCGTTCACCAGGAGGACTTGCACCCTTACACAGAGTCATTCTCTCAGGGTGCTCTCAAGCCAGAGTCTCGACTGGGCCAGCTCCATAGATTTTGAAGGAGCTTTCCACTTGCATTAGCAGAGAATTTGACCGCAATCCCTTCTGCGCCACCATCTGCCATGCAGGGCAGCTGCTCTGACCTGCAAAGTGGGCAGGTGGCATCCACTCCAGGAGACACCTGCAAGGTAAATTGCTTGACTGGGCAATCGAGCAAAATCATTAGATTCTCCCCTCTTAAAGCTTTAAATTGAGATCTCTGCTGACAGTTATGGTGTTTCAGAGGTCCTTACTATCAAGGCTGCTGAGCTTCAGGACCTTGACAGACATGATCTAGTAAGCCACcgctgagaaaaaaaagaggtaaaattgCTCCCCTGAGGATGTTCTGTTCTTAGACACAATAGGGAGaatatttctgtctttccctcctggcaattAGTCCTCATTGAGGATCAGATCGAGCCAGTCAAGTCCCAGACCTCCTAGAGGCTTCTTTCCCCTTCAGTGCCTGCAGACGTGAGCCAGGCAGCCATTGCTTGGTGCGGGATTTGGTGATCTGTTAATCTCTGGTTGGACCACTGTCATGGCTAATTGGCACATGTGCCTATTTGTGAGATTGCCACAGACACAGTGTAAAAGGGACCTGCTGATCATGTGAACTGTGGAGATTGGGCGTCAATGGATGCTGCATAAATAGCAGTTATTTTATCCCAGATGGAGTCCACTCTCTTCCTTGCCCACATTCCCACCACCCTTAGCTGTGTCCAGCGGAGCCTGGGGGAAAGAACTCTGTGCACCAAATCAGAGCAGATCTGCAAAAGGGGAGCAATAGGACACATCAGGGTTTTGCTTTTCACGAGggacaacaaaaagaaaaagaagacctcaacatttaaaaaagggaaagagtttttcttttctgcactagaaatcctgctttttttgcTGCCCTGAGAACCACTAGGCAGGATCTGAGATGTGCTGGGATTGAGGACTGGAGGTGAGAGCCTCAGCTGCTTCCCCAGCCTCTTCATGCAaagtggaggagcaggagggacaaAACGGGGGTCTCTGAGCCCATTTTCAACTGGAAAAAGGCTTTCATTGTGGAAATATTGTGGAAAATGGCCATAAGCCTGCTCTGTGAGAAACGTTGTGGGGACATGCAGAGTAGGAAGGGGAAAGTAAAGGATGGGGAAAATCCTTGGGATTGACCGTATTGCAACAGGGGCCACAGAGCAACCAAAAGTTCTCACAGAACTTCTCCCTGCCAACTGTGTTGAAACCCCCTTGAAAAACAGGCTATGCCTTCTGAGAGCAGGAGACGGAAATTAATTTCGCTTcatatttctctttcttaaagCCCTGAAAGCTATCATGCAAGACTGGTGTTATAAAAACTACCCATTCTTAATGCTAATATTTATTTACAGGCATCGGGGAGAAGAGTTTGCTTAGGTTAGCATAGAACTCCTTCTGCCTTGTGATGTTTGTAAACAGGCTCACCTGCATTTCAGAGCTTCCAGACAGACTGAACAAGGATCCTCAGATCTCATCCTCCtgctctttctttaaaataaatacataaaatcagAGAggttaaaataatgattttactggtgaaaaaaatccttcaaaaactTTTGctaattcataaataaaatatccCAGCTAGGACTCTGCAGTGCAGATAGAACAAGCAGCTCTTCAGATGCATCCTGGCCCGAAGCTGTGCGTAGTGTGGTTGAGGAACCTGGTTGCTGATGCCTGCCCAGTGTCCACCTTAACCAGAGCACAGCCTTGTTGGAAATGCGTCTCCTGCCCTGTTGTACTAGATGTGGTATGGACACCTCTATCTCCTTCTTACCTCatcttgtgtttgttttgacAGAGGCGGCGGGCAGTGATCGTTCCCAAAGTCTGTCAGCAACCACAGCAGCTGCGTGCCCTGCCTGTTCCATTCAGCCCTCTGCTCCGCTGCTGGAGGATGATGAACACCCCCGAATGCCGCCACACCGATCAGCTCCCACTGCCCAAAAAGTGGTAACGAGCAGGGACAGAGCTGATGTGGTGCCCTGCCATCCTACAGCTCTTCACCCTTGACTTCATGCACTGGCTCCCGTTCCTCAGCTGGGAGAGgagtccttcccttcccctgcggGCTCTGTGTTTTTAACCATTCGTTAAAATTTATTAGATGTTATCTCCATTCTTGGCTGTGCCAGCACAGAAGCTGAAATCCAGGATGGGTGTGGGTGCCTCTGAAGGTCTTTGCTGGCATATCATGAAACCTGAGCTTCAGTACAGCAGCTGTGAGCTGCGGTGGTTCAAGGACAGGAGCTGTCACAAAAGCACAAATGTGGACCTGTTGGCCTGAGGCTGGTATGCTCtcaaaacagctttaaaacaaagctaGCC contains these protein-coding regions:
- the LOC128915343 gene encoding galactosylgalactosylxylosylprotein 3-beta-glucuronosyltransferase 1-like isoform X1, giving the protein MLRRRNLLTTLLIALPWALLLTLWHQYPTTRYLSLLRKETDENVTSKVLLNGTSALREEGLPSCIRQQQSTGATPKVIQNYVYSRPPPWSDTLPTIFVITPTYTRPVQKAELTRLANTFLHVQNLHWVVVEDSPRRTNLVSNLLEKAGLNFTHLNVETPKSLKLGLSWIPSHTPRGTLQRNLGLHWLRDSFSNTAPPEGVVYFADDDNTYSLELFEEMRYTRRVSVWPVAFVGGLRYESPKVSPAGKVVGWKTVFDPNRPFAIDMAGFAISIKLILEKPQASFKLEGVKGGYQETSLLKDLVTMDGLEPKAANCTKVLVWHTRTERPTLVNEGKRGFTDPRVEV
- the LOC128915343 gene encoding galactosylgalactosylxylosylprotein 3-beta-glucuronosyltransferase 1-like isoform X2, giving the protein MLRRRNLLTTLLIALPWALLLTLWHQYPTTRYLSLLRKTDENVTSKVLLNGTSALREEGLPSCIRQQQSTGATPKVIQNYVYSRPPPWSDTLPTIFVITPTYTRPVQKAELTRLANTFLHVQNLHWVVVEDSPRRTNLVSNLLEKAGLNFTHLNVETPKSLKLGLSWIPSHTPRGTLQRNLGLHWLRDSFSNTAPPEGVVYFADDDNTYSLELFEEMRYTRRVSVWPVAFVGGLRYESPKVSPAGKVVGWKTVFDPNRPFAIDMAGFAISIKLILEKPQASFKLEGVKGGYQETSLLKDLVTMDGLEPKAANCTKVLVWHTRTERPTLVNEGKRGFTDPRVEV